CTGTGGCCCTCGCCCCGCTCGCCGTCGCTGACCCATTGCCCGTTGCTGACCCACACAGGCGATATCCCGGGTTTGGCTACGGGTATGGCCACGGTTTTGGCAACGGCTTTGGCCATGGATACGGCCACCATGGGTATGGCCATGGGTTTGGCCATGGCTTTGGCCACCACGGCTATGGTGGGCCTGGCCATTTCCTCAGCCATCTTCTGCATGGATTCGGGCATCATCACTTCttcggatagacagaaagagcgtTACGGTAGGTCACTTGAGACTCACCGATTCCTCATTTCTTTTCATGttaggctttctctctctctcttttcttctctcttatatttcaagctcccttctctgtgtctgtctgtctgattctcttttattctctcttacgTTTTTACGCTCCTTTTTCTATGTCcatatctgtctttcttctttttcctctcttacaatttacgccctcctctctctctctccttccctccctctttttctttcatatctctttacagattatctttattttctcttatttctttcttgcgTTTTTACTCTCCTTGTGCCATATCTTTCTTAACtctactatctctttctctgttttttcttactttcgtttTTACTTGTATATAGTTTTAaggaaatgtttataataacttTCGACAATGTATCACGCATTCTCTTTTCACAAAGATTTATCCATCTATTCTAAAGCCTAACCTTATATAATAACAGAGAGAAATGGAACTGTGGGAATAAAGTTACAACAATACGAAGATAAGATTAATTTTATCTTGTAGTCTGTACCATTTGCTCTCCATCACATCCAACACCTGCTTAAATCTTTGAcgtggtatttttttttcgtcCGCGCTTTTGCTCTTTTGCCAAATTTTGAGGGTGGCTTGATTCTGGCTCGATCGTCTTGTTTATGACGTCAGACCTTGGGCCAGGGCAGGATGACGTAACCAGCTCGCTTTACTTTCCGTCCAGTAACTCCGGTCTCGACATGTAGCTCAAGTGTGACGCTagtgtaaacaaacaaaactgCATTCTTGGATTATCACTGACCTCGTGCATTATTTCCAGTTTACTTGGTTATGAAGGGATTTTAATTGGGAAGATATCAGTAAAACTGATATTCTGCATGTGCTTTAATTGATTTTTGCAGGCCTAAAATTCGGTGAAATTGCAGAACAAGCAGGTAATCAAGGGGTGAATATTACGTATAGAATGGAGGTGTTGCAGAAATGTCTAGCATTCTTTGTCATTAAAAAGTACTTTAAAAAggccatattttttatcattattattattatttttttttttacgagagcaACACAGATAAAGTAATTGCACCATGCTTACCAAACTTATCTACACACGACGTAACAAGCCGTAAACGACCAGCCAGGCTTACGTTTCCCGTCTTAATAAGCTTTACCACAACAATTATAGATTTCGTTGGTGCGAAGTGAATAGTCGTGAGAGACGCGATACACATTAGATTCCAGGGACTGCAAGGTTATAGAAAGATTGTCCTAAAAACAGGCTTTGATTCCAAAATTTGTCTTATTCAGTTTAAAGACCCTAGCCATTTTTTGTCTATACTGTTGTCACAATTTTAAGTTAATACTTAACTACaacttatatttacattttaaaagatcatatcataataattcaatgtaataatgaaatacaatGACTATTCCAGTGAATCTCAATTATAGCTATATTACACATCGAATATCTTGTATGTTTACGTGGCTCCCTCTACATTAGTTATAATCGCGTCAGCAGAGAAGGCGCGCGCTGCCATTTGTATTTATCTACGAGAAAACCGTAGTAAACAACGAGGAAACGTCCCAGTTAACGTTTGAACATAAGTGAAAAACAAAGTCAGGAAAGTATTCCATATCATGTGGAGTTATCTTCAAAAAGTCCCATATCCATGTGGACGTAGGGAACATGTTTGTAGAGAAACGTGCTAATTAAGTCACGGGATGATGCGTtagggtggccagttcctttctgcCCCGACTCTGACCCCAGCATGATGACGTCAGCATACTAGTGGTCATTCACAGccgagtcgactgagaggggcgaccgggcgcgaacccaggaccttgcgattttAAAGCCAGTGCTCTACCAGTGAAAACTGTCACCTCTAAAATCGCAAATTGTTGTAGGCGTCTATTAAGGACACTTTAAAGATAGTTCTTCCGCGCTTGGGACACCTCTAGACCTGTCTTTAACATCGGTCGAGTCATTAGCGAAAATCAGGCGTTAAGGGCATTTTCGCGAGGAGTCATAAAGGAAATTTCTGTTAGACAAATTTCGGACTCAAACACTCTAACACCCATTAACTGAAAATGAATTAAGAGAGCATTCTGCTATATACGGTCAGTTGCTAACGTTAGATTTAGGACGTAGCGATAGTCATAACAGTATagaagaaaataatttattttgataAGGAAGAGGAACTTGATACAGACATTCAGAGTCTAGAACATATCCCATTTTTTTATAAGAAGAACAAGGCAGATATTGAGTAGCTTTTCTTGATAACATTTAGCTGTCATCGAAGCATACAGTTAAATAAACACaagatattaaataataattctaccaatgataatagtgaaagaaGACAATCACTTGTAGTCCGGAATGTCCCTTTTTTCGATGACTGGATGTAAAGCTATTGTTTGGagacatgtatatgatatatatttcagatGAGTGAACTTGTGCTATTAGGTTTTTGTAGAAGTTCTGCTGTAACTTCTACAATAACTTCCACTATGAAGCCtgttataattttctcttttatgttCTTCTCACTCTTCTGGTAATAGTTATGTTTCTcgtttaattagatttttttctttgacagGATACTAAGACTGTACATGCGCATCGAGATTTTCATTTTACCGGATTGCTGTATAGGTATTTATTAATAAACAATGAGCTTTAAAATTTGTTTTATTCTACTGTAgcatgaataagagaaagatatgaacaggtctttttaaacattttatatgAGTCTTAAGGCTTTGCAGAATTGTGTAAGAGATTggataaattattttttgtttgtttaagagagagagagagagagagagagagagagagagagagagagagagagagagagagagagagagagagagagagagagagaaagtttatcaTATAATTTAGACCATAATACTAACATtttaacacagagagagaggaagagagagagagagagagagagagagagagagagagagagagagagagagagagagagagagagagagagagagagagagagagagagagagagagagagagagagagagagagagagagagagagagagagagagagagagagagagaagaaagagagagaggaagagagagagagagggaagagagatagagagaggaagagagagagagagaggaagagagagagagagagagagagagagagaggaagagagagagagagagagagagagagagagaggaagagagagaagagaggagagagagagagagagagagagagagagagaagagagagagagaggaagagagagagagagagggaagagagagagagaggggaagagagagagagaggggaagagagagagaggagaggagagagagagagagagagagagagagagagagagagagagagagagagaagagagagagagagagagaagagagagagagagagaggaagagagagagagagagaggaagagagagagagagagaggaagagagagagagagaggaagagagagagagagagaggaagagagagagagagagaggaagagagagagagagaggaagagggagagagagagagagagagaggagagagagaggaagagagagagagagagagagagagagagagagagagagagagagagagagagagagagagagagagagagagagagagagagagagagagagagagagagagagagagagagagagagagagagagagagagagagagagagagagagagagagagagagagagagagagagagagagagagagagagagagagaggaagagagagagagagagagagagagagagagagagagagagagagagagagagagagagagagagagagagagagagagagagagagagagagagagagagagagagagagagagagagagagagagagagagagagagagagagagagaggaagagagagagagagagagagagagggagagagagagagagagagagagagagagagagagagagagagagagaggagagagagagagagagagagagagatagatagagagagagagagagagagagagagagtgagagagagagaggggttatcATATAATTTAGACCATAATACTAACATTTTCACTGAAGATCATTCATGTCTCTTGGCAGCCgtaaataaaaagacaacaacaaccccccccaaaaaaaaagaaaaaaaaaaaaaaaaaaaaaaaaagaaacaacaagacCCCATAAAGAACAGAAGAATAAccaaaaagacgaaaacaagagACCTCCAACCGTTTTCTATGAGCCATGCAAGGCGAAGGGGCGCATCTCACTCCAAAAGTTAGCGCTGGTATTGCCCTTCTAACAGCTGTGAATAGAGGTGAAAATAGTACAACAGTACAGGTTACTTGGATAATCTGTAGACGCGACCAAAAGTTTATAAATCGAGATTGCTAATAACAATTAACTTGTACGATACAGATATTCGAATATTCTTGATTAGTGAAAAGAAAAATGGCTGTAACAGAAATCTGGATAATGGAGATATACAGACGTTTGTTAGCTAAAGAAATGGGATTACCATAACACAAATCAGGTTAATATGGACATAGAGACGCtgctcatatacatgtatgtatatgtaaacatatatatatgtgtgtgtatgtatgcatgtgtgtgtgtgtgtgtgtgtatgtgtgtacacacacacacacacacacacacacatacacacacacacacacacacacacacacacgcacacaaacacacacacatacacatacacatacacatacacatacacacacacacacacatacacatacacacacacacacaaacacacacacacacacacacacatacatacacacacacacacgcacacacacacacacacacacacacacacacatacacacacgcgcgcacacacacacacacacacacacacacacacagacacatgtgtatatatacatatgcatatatatatatttatatatatacttatatacatacatctatatacatacctacacatgtttatatatatatatatatatatatatatatgcacatttatttaatcctttaaattatgaatatattacacacacacacacataattgtcaACAAAtgttttctcggtctacctcgagtcTAATGTGCCTTTAGAGACTTACTTATGGCAATCTTGGTTTATTTGCTTAGAGAGCAGTGTCCTCATACTCATATCATTCAGATTTGTGTAATGGAAATTCCCTTTCATTATCAAAGAacagtgtctgtatgtgtctgtcattCAGATATctgccatatctatctatctatctatctatatgtattgggGCTTTTATGATTTTCCAGAAATCAAGTGGGGGGTCCATTAGCATAAAAATTGGGACCCCCAATCTTTGCCAAAATACcattataatacatattaatTTGTAATCTAATGTACCAAAAAACACAAGTCAAATTTCCTATTCCCGCAAACAGTGctaatttatttcttattagaATAGGATTCTCTGGCAACCTCTAGACCGAAAATTCAATGATCTACTGTTAATAAATTTGCATAACATTTGAGCCTATCTACTGTTAAAAATCAAAAACAAGTTACATACATTTTCATCTGACATAAACACAGGTAGCTTCAAAAAAAGACATGTGCAGaattcaagcatatatatatatatatatatatatatatatatatatatatatatatatatataaagtacaacaATGTACGGATATCCTTTTcgcatgccctgaagaagcaacatgtcatttatttaatttacaaGTGATATGAACAGGACAAAATACCTTGGTAAATAGTGAAAAACGAAGATTCATTTTTGCGAGGTCTTTTCTGCCCTCTCTTCCATCCGACCTCCGACCGTGCATTACATAAGCACTTATAAGGTCCAGAACATTTTCTATTTTGGAAGGAATCGGTCAACATACCTATATCTTTGACTTtctataattcattttttttctcataatccCCCGTCCGCTCACGTATTTGAGAccatttcatttcgttttctatGAACCGCTAATACAAGTACAAGATCTCCCATTTGACAGAATATAAACAgacgtattattactattattttctgttttatctatttttttattgtgctGACTGTCCACTGGGTAAAATCTTTTTACCTAGACTGGCGTCATAATTCTAGAAAACAAACAATTGATAATATAGAAAGGGTCTTCATTATCACATGGATGGACACGATTTATTAATCAAAAACCCGATGATGGAATACCAGCCCACGTATAAACAAGCgcgtatttatacagacacacacgcataatctctctctcacacacacacacacacacacaaattcttttAGGCATTGGCCGAAAACGAAAGGAATTCTGCGAAATACAAGAGGGAGAGTAGGCGACGAAAAGTACAAGTATAAGAAGCGATATGGGTATGATAGTCAGCGCCATTTACGAGAATTAAGAATACAATTATTAGAGgaaacttcataaaaaaaaacgaacaatctGGTTCTTAAAAATATACGAGTAAATCAAACAAACGACAAAGCACAATAAACAATTCGAAAAACCGACTTCTCGCCACaaccccctcaccatccccctggCCCCTGGCCCCCGAGAAAAGTCGTGACCCGCCCACTTACATGCAATCAAACGACGAGAAAATAACAtggtccccctcacccccaccccccgtcgtATTGTAACAGCAACGGATGTGTATTTATTGCTGTGTTATTCTGAAAGATGTAAGACATGTCAACTAATCTCTGCAAAAATTTAGCTCAAGATTCGTAACGTCAATCAACGCCACGTCACACCTGTTTTTGGTCCCTGTtataactcactctcactctctctctctctctctctctctctctctctctctctctctctctctctctctctctctctctctctctccaacacattTATTTTCCTAGAAATACATCACTGTTTTCCACAGACTCACTCTTCCACCCACGTCTCTTTTCCTTGCCGAGGGCAGTGATAATCGCTCCCTCTTTTACAAGTTTATTCATCAGCAAGAACCGGTGTTAGTTTCTTCATAACTACAAGCCTCCCTTAACAtatgtgttttctttcctttttcaatttCCTTCCTATTTCCACTGGTTCTCGGTTCcattgtttttctattttgtcCTTCTTCCTATCCAGTCACGACAGAAGTTTCTCATCTATTTTTGCCTCGAATGAGCACTCTCTAACTCTTCTATCTCTGCACACTATTTCTTCAACCACTCCTTTATTTATATTCCCTATCATACAAATAACCCTGATGCTTTATTTATATGCCCTGTCATACAAACAATTCGATGCTTCATATTAtcgcaatatttttttcttttggatttcTCCACCGCTAGTTAACCTCTTTTGTACTGGTTATTCGGTCCTTATATTTCAACGTCATTACCTCTTCACCGCCCAGTCTTCGCGTTGAAATTCCCATTTACTACGTTGATTTGTGTTTGACTTTGGACAAGATCCAGGTTTTCGTCAAAGCTGTCTAACTTATTCTCGGAAGACTTGGCTGTCAGTGCATAAATTTGAATCAACCTTACTTCGAATGGTTGTGATTTTCATCTAATCTTGATTATTATATCTGGTAGTGACAGAACTTCTTTTCCTGGAGTAGAATGGAACGCCTCGAAAGGATGGAAACGATAAAGTTTGGGAATATAAAACACTATTTTTGATgggtcttatctctctttctgtgtctgcctctgtttatgtCTCATACCCAGTCtaggtttatctgtctgcctgtctgtctgtctgtctatctgtctatctgtctctctcgttatttTGTACCTTCATTTCTGACGAACGTGACGTAGCTCGCCAAGACAAATATTATTTATCAACTGTACTTcccttcatcttcatattttctATGGCGTTGAGTCAAACGAGTTTCTGGTTTTCCGGAAAGGAGCAGCTCTGGCGACGAGAACCAGCCGCTAAACTAGTTTGGGCCATCTGACTTTGGGCAAATGACATCACTTTTATCCTTTTACATCATCCTCATACTATGAATCATCCTCACGTAGGgacattctttctcttctgttttattttttattcttttaaaaatattttatttatctattcatttatttttacgaCGGTTACATATGTTGAATGACATactgttctttaaaaaaaaaaaatatccggttTGTGAAAATCTCGGTGGTTATTTAGCTGTTAAAGATGAGGTTACAGCTGGGGGCAAAGTACATTCGCGATTACTTGTCCTTCGAACAGGATGTAGAGAGGGAATGCCGGGAAAAGAACCGAAGGGGGAAAAGAATACAAATGTGaagacgaatacatatatatatatatatatatatatgcaaagatatatgcatagctatatacatatatatacatatatatgcatatatgtatatatatatttatatattttacatacatccactcacacacatacacacaaacacatatatatgtatatgtatgtatatatatgtatatatgtatatataaatatatatatatatatatatatatatattacatccacacacacacgcacacacacacacacatacacacacacacacacacacacacacatacatatataggtctgtgtatatatatatgcatatatatatgtatatatatgtatatatgtatatatgtatacatgtataaataaatatatatatatctatatattacatcctcacccacccacacacacacacacacacacacatatatgtatatatatatgtaaatatatatataaacatatatatgtatatatatgtaaatatatatatataaacatatatgtatatatatgtaaatatatatatatatatatatataaacatatatatgtatatatatgtaaatatatataaacatatatatgtatatatatacatatttattcatgtacatacatatgtgcatatatgcatacatagttgtatacatatatatatatatatatatatatatatatatatatacacacacacgaacacacacacgcacacgcacacgcacacagtgtTGATGGGATAGCCAAGGCCTCCCGGAGAGCGAGACCTTGGGTTCTTGCTCCACGGCGCAGGAAGTCATGCGCATCATCGTTTAGAAATGCGTCTATTTGAATCAGCTACATAGAATTAAGTGCTTCTAaggtttatataaaataaaaaaaagggggggggggatggttgcCACATGTAGGGATGGAGGGTATTTAAATAATGTAACCTGGAAATTAACGGAGATTAAGGAGAAACTAAATGCTATAATCATTCGTAATGATTGGTCAAATTTTATTCACCATTGTCATGAGATATTTTCATTTTAGTATTACTGATTTGAGATCAATTGTTATCACTTACTCAGAATCAACGGTACTTAAAGGCGAAGCGGACAGTGactgaacaaaaaaatacatatatgacgaAGTGCCAACTAGGAGCAGTGAGATGCCACTCGCTAATATCCTTAAAGAAATGACTATGTGTCTAAAGTGAACAAATCCCCCCTTTTTTATAAACGTCTAAGATGCGAAAAAGCAAGTCATCCGATCTAAAGAGATAGATGTGAAGTAAGGTCTAAATTATCCTGGGGGATTCCTAAAACAATTTCGAGGCGGGAGGGAGCGTTCGTATAAAAGCGCGGGCACTTTCCAGCTGGAGTCAGTTCTCTCCTGGAAAACCCACTGAGAAAATACCACTGCACAATGGTACGTCTTGGCGAGCTTGTAGTCTCCCTCCAGGCGCACACTTGCCAGTCCTTGTTAAAGTTTTATAATTACCTTTTATCATTACAATGTGATTGTCACATGTGATGGTAACAACACTATTATAATTGTGCGGACTTGCATTACTATATAATACGGAAGTGCACGTCCAATCTCAGGTGTAGTaaacaatacacatatacacgcacatgtacgcttACAAGCCTCCCATACCACAGTTCACACAtactgtataaatacacacacaaacacacacatacgcacacgcgcacacacacacacacacacacacacacacacacacacatacgcacacgcacacacacacacacacacatacacacacatacacatacacacacatacacatacacatacacatacacatacacacacacacatatatatgcacacacacacacacacacacacacacacacacacacacatacacacacacatatatatatatatatatatatatatgcacacacacgcacacacacacaaatacatacatacacacacacacacacacatgcacacacatacatacacacacatacacacacacacacacacacacacatacacacacacacacatatatatacacatatgtgtgtatacatacacataaaggtatgtatatataaatgtgtgtacatacacacatgtatatatacatgcgcgcacacacacacacacacatacacacacacacacacacacacacacacacacacacacacacacacgtataggtagagtcaatgcctgggcgaaagatgTCGCCCATGCaataggctccctctctccacgcagctgatggatccaaagaaacggcGTAGACCAATACGACCAGCGGCGCcgtaggagttgccagaacgagtcgCGAACGACAACATACTGAAGCctcttcatcttatagatgccacaaggcagtgaatGGATTTTATAGAGTGAACTACCATAGTCTTTGACCATACACAtttgttgtcgcttgcgacctcgttctggaaACTCctacgacgccgctggtgccaaacggTATCAGTCTTTGTCGTTCCTTGGATCCATCCGCTGCgtggcgacagcttgctcctcacattctttcgcccgggcattgactctacctctacgggagtgggtagagacaataatgccatagtcaacattGATTGATGGtggatttaataataatgacaatatatatatatataaacaaaagcatACAAATGAAACAAATCTTGTCCCTCCTGCAGATGAGCCGCAACTTCTTCGTGCTCCTGCCTGGCCTCCCTGGCCTTCCTGGCGCTGGCGTTGGCCAGCCCCTTGCCCGAGGCAGAGGCTGCGGCTGCCGCTGCGCCCGAAGCCGATGCCAAGGCTGATCCTCGGAGGAGGTTCTTTGGTCACGGTTTCGGCCATGGAGGTTTCGGCCATGGTGGTTTCGGCCATGGTGGTTTCGGTCATGGTGGTTTTGGCGGCTTCGGCCATGGTTTTGGACATGGTTTTGGACATGGGTTCGgcggccaccaccaccaccatggtTTTGGCCATGGCTTCTTCGGATAAACCCAGGTTGAAGAGCTGCCGAATGCTTTCGGACTTCGTAAGTAACCTCCATTTTTCAGCGAGAACGAAGCATTATTTCCTCCCTATCCTCTACACCTTatgtattcaaaaaaaaaaaaaaaaaagattgacttCATATCATTTACATTTTGTCACTGTCATTACTTTCTTCTCGTTGAAGTTGTTGAAGTCGAGCAGCTGCAGTAGTGACTGTTAAAAGTAACCAAGGCTTTGTTACTTCTTCAGGCAGGTCACATGGTCATCCGCCTAGGACGTGAAAACACCAACCTTTCGTCGCTACAAACATCTCCGGTTGACATTTACAATAAATCTATAAATGAAAAACCAATTTTCttaaattttgtttttgatatccTAATGTTTAGGGGGGGAaaagattaaaagataaatagtGATTAACAAGTATCAGAGAGAGCGATTGAAGAGTGGTTtcctgatgttgttgttttgaactaataatgaagtaatatttTTTGCTGATTAATTGATAAATTAAGACATTTACTGCTGTTGATGTGTAAACCATTCCTGTTAATTCAATTCTTAAAAGATTCTCTACCATTTTatgacataaacataaataaataaatttccttCTGTAATACGTTCACATCTTTTTTTCTGTAACTTTAATATATATTGCCTGTATATTGAAAATACTGACTTTAAGAAAATTACAGAATACTAAAAGCTCTCGGTTACTGTGTATTCAAAGAACATCGATTTATGGCAATCAGTCAGATGTTAGGATATATGAGTGAATTGGATTTCGAAGCAATGTTCGTGTGGCGTCCCTAATGCGCTGGTGAGActataatccacacacacacacagacacacatacacatatgtaaatatatatatacacatacatacacacacacacacacacacatatatatgtaaatatatatatatatatatatatatatatatatatacatgcatacacataaacacacacacacacacacacacatacatatatatatatttatatatatatatatatatatatatatatgcatatatacatatatatacaagtgttagcgcgtcgaaccgcggttgattgggaagagcactggactccggccctcgtgatcctgagttcaattccccgtcgcggcggtcgtaaaaaagcctacgctctgactgctcgctcgggcCTGATgaaacgacataacgccttgagaagtcaaacacaggtgtcgcaggggaaagtcgccgccgtggcacaggtgcgaCTGCGCCAAACCaaggttgatttggaagggcatccaatcaggtaagggtgacaccgccctataacctctcaataggcctatgtcctgcagtggaatgaatggctgttaaaaaaaagatatatatatatttatatgcacatatgtatatatgaatatttatacacatatgcatatatatatatatatat
The genomic region above belongs to Penaeus chinensis breed Huanghai No. 1 chromosome 20, ASM1920278v2, whole genome shotgun sequence and contains:
- the LOC125035866 gene encoding holotricin-3-like, translated to MCKRRIKRLQIRRRKSVSLEGIKEKEFYIMMANRRLLLLFLVVAVALAPLAVADPLPVADPHRRYPGFGYGYGHGFGNGFGHGYGHHGYGHGFGHGFGHHGYGGPGHFLSHLLHGFGHHHFFG
- the LOC125036014 gene encoding uncharacterized protein LOC125036014 isoform X1, which gives rise to MPRLILGGGSLVTVSAMEVSAMVVSAMVVSVMVVLAASAMVLDMVLDMGSAATTTTMVLAMASSDKPRLKSCRMLSDFAGHMVIRLGRENTNLSSLQTSPVDIYNKSINEKPIFLNFVFDILMFRGGKD
- the LOC125036014 gene encoding uncharacterized protein LOC125036014 isoform X2 is translated as MPRLILGGGSLVTVSAMEVSAMVVSAMVVSVMVVLAASAMVLDMVLDMGSAATTTTMVLAMASSDKPRLKSCRMLSDFLLKSSSCSSDC